AGGTTTTAGATAATGAACCTGAGTCCAAAATGCCAATGACGACGTCTGATGAGGGAGCAGCATTGGAGGCCCTGTTTGGGCTGTGGGTTTTGGGTGGTGGGCTTTGGTCCTTAAGGAAATCCCAAGAACGGGTTGTGTGGAGCTTCAGAATTGGATCCCGGAAGACAGAGATCACACCAGGTCTATGAGCAATTGAGTTTGCCTCCTCTTCAGTTAAACGAACAGCAAGCCCAGAAAAACCATGCCTGTATTTGCGAACCAGAGCATTCTTGTTCCTTCCAATTAACGAAATGTAGTTGATTTCAGGAGTTGGTACTTGGCAgagaaatataacaattttgtGTATAACGTTATTATTCCTTTGATTATGAGTTGTGTTAACTAATTTACCTCGCTAGCACTGAATTCAGAAGATAAGCATGATCATCCCGAACAGAATCTTTGACGGCTCCCATATACACGATATAAACTTCACGGTTAGTCTGGTTGTCACTTCCATTCCCTGCTTCtgcagatgatgatgatgatgatgattctcCAAGAAACACCAAATGAACATGGAATAATAGCAAGAAAATTGTGTTGGCTTTCATGTTCCTATGCTCTCGTAGATTGCAGGAACCAATGGGAGCATGCGCGGTTGGTAGCATTAGCACATAATGCTACACATGTGTATGTTATATAATACTGTAAAGCTACTTCtggtgttaaaaaaaaaaaaaggcatccTCGATTGTGGAGCTAATAATTGCATTCTTATTCCACAGCGCATTACAATTACGCCTCAACGCTAAATTGTAGTATAGTAGCAAGCCCTACATAAAAAGTTTGTAGATGGTGGTGCTCGCCACCCCATAAACCGTATCTGCAAGTGGAGGGAGCAACATGTTACAGAAGATTATATTCACACTATACAGCTTGCCAATCAATATTATTATACACATACACCACGTGATTTCATATACTCGCCACTCATAATATATAATTCCACATTATTTTGACCTTTCATCATGTTTTATACCAGAAAGATCATGCAGTCAAACGGCAGGACTATATCTCATAGCTGAGGAATGATCAGGGTAGTCATTGTAGTAAAAATACATGTTTGTATTAATATGAGACAGTCAAACTTTTGTaatatcaaaatgaatattttatattactggGCTCTCGTTTCCAAACTATCTCCTTCTCTGGACAACTTCTTCCTGCAAATGTTCTCCACCTGCACCTCCATGAGGTAGGAAAATGTTAACCTTACccaaatgaaaaagtaaataaaaatctaaattttattctttcccgctttatcttcatcttcatcttctccatcagCGCCGCACCCCTTTCGATGACCTACCCCCATTTTCCCCTCACTGCATAATGTACTAGCATCTGCAACCTCCCTATCTGTTGTTTTATCGAGTTCAGCATCTCCTATTCTCACACATTTAGTAACAGACCTCAAaacaggaaaataaaatattagaaagctTGCAGCATGAATGCACTCAAATCTGATCTGCTTACTGCTTTTCTCAATTTACTACATTTTCATGCCACCGGCGTGAGAGGACGCTGAagaacatcataaaaaatgtGGTGCAGACGCTGTTTCACGGCGGTGGTTTAATTAGCTGGTTTTCATGGCATGTTATATTCCtgaatacaaaatttatatttgggATTTAATATTATACAATCCGGAAAATGCAATTAAGAACTGAAACGTGAATGAAAACTCTCCGAAAATATAATTCATagacaccaccaccaccagaaCTACTTCTACAAACTTCAAAACACTCCAACACACCATTGTCTAAATTTACTGTCCGAAGGGTGATATTGGTATTTTCAAAAGtatggggtgcaggaagaattTGCCTCTTTGGGTCAAGCCcaacaactttttttctttacaatgttttgttttggtgtttGTGTCTGAAgatcataaataaaaatccaTTTAAACCCGAATAAACGCACTCCACGGATTCAGACAATTCGATGATTTTTTTGTCATGCTccattttttcaaactttgtggattattttcatttatacaaaatttaattaaaatccgAATATTCATGTATATTAACATGACAACTtgttataaaacatttatttcaataaatgacaattaatctCGATATCAACTAACTGATtgctaaatatttaaatttaatttagattgGATAAAATGAGTTAACTAGAATGTGATATTATGCCTAACTTCGATTTTTTATATCAAGTTACTTAACCACagttttgatttttctcttttaaatgaaaatatatgacTTGTGGCAACTTggttagtttttaataaattttgtttgagaTATTTAAGTTATGGCAACAcagttttgaaatattttgttttagttattttaagtaaaagagatttattttacaatgtttTGAAAGTAGAATTTCTTTGTAAGATGTTGAAAATAGTGTTGTATGGTAACATGGATgttgagttttgtttttaatgCTGACAAAGGGACTGGTTCTGATTCAATATTTGAATCACTCTCTTCCCCATGATGCTATTTCAGTTTACTACAGCTATGACTTTCTAAAACTTTCATTGTCTTCtgtaaatattaaatcaaatgtaaaataattacaCGTCTTATCATGTCACATCACCCAAACCTAATAATTCAAACAAACAGTAAGATATATCAAATTTACAACCTCATTTGCCCCACCTCATTATTCGATctaaatccaaaataaataaaagtaaagttgGATTCATTTACCTGCATTATATTTCGGAGAGAACAATCaatctaaaaaaattgatacttttaactttaatatgGGTAAAATTAATGAGTGACTTATCTCTCATGAAAtaagataaagtttgattattgttaaaccattttattttacacctttacattttcaatttttaaaagtagttttaaagacaataaattttgaaatttgttaaaggatatttttattagatttcaaaatctataaaaaaaacatcattcattagattttaaaatcagttaaagttttgaaaaattcttcattaaattttgaaatatgttaaaaggaaaaaaatttcaatagattttgaaaaatgacttttcttttaacgaattttgaaatacagtaaataatttcttttactgaaatttaaaatttattgaataatttttcaaaagctttaacagattttaaattttttattattaaattttgaaatttattaaaagattttaaaatctgttaaaatataaaaaagagatataaagttttttgaattataaaaaataattttataattttaaaatgatttagaaGTATAAGATAAAAtgatgggttaaatatgtttttagtccctatattttgggatgattttggttttagtccctctttcaaactatggtataatttagtccttcaattttagaaaactctagttaactgagaaacgctttgaaacaataaataaaatttaaaaaatttggtaaaaaggattaaaaccagagttttttaaagttgaaagactaaattatactatagtttgaaagagggactaaaagcaaaatcgctccaaagtatagggactaaaaacatatttaacctaaaatgaTTGAAGATAAAGGTGAAACAACCCAGTGTCATCCATTATTTCGTTTgcgtaattttgtttttgaacttcGTTATTTTAGCTTTTcgatatttacaatattttatttactgaaATATGTAACATGATAAAAGAAACAATGATTAGAAAATGTTGTGCCGACACTAATTACGTAGTTTTTTGTCGTGTTGACAAAGTTGTCGATCTGACGTTCAGGCTAATCACTTGGTTAAACGAGTTTAAGATCATCTATTGATAGTTTAAATCAGTTTTATTTTGTCGTTTgattataaagtatttattagTATAACTTTAATGttgttacttttaaaatcaacaaTTTAATCGTATTTATATTGTTCAtgcataactttttattttaaagaattaaaaataaataaaatcattcaaaaaataaaacaaatttattgttaggaaaactaaaaatatattaatttttttagataattaacttttaataaaaaattatgttccaaagattattttccaatttataTCTATGATGGGaaagataattttgttttcttcgcTGACAGGCTGAACCTTAACCCTGACATTGGAGCTAATAGTCACGTGTTCTAATTATTTGAGGTCGAAGTCTCACATGCATGATCATGTCCTTGGAGATTTATTTCAGCAAAATCCTAGGAAACAAGATTTTGTTTCCTCTCCCAAATCTAAGAACATGTGAAGACACCCTCTTCCATATAAAAACACCAACGTGATTAGatcagttttttgttttttataatatagtaataaataaaattaaaaacaaataaaatcatttgGCTTTCCATTTAGTTTATTTCtaacaaaacatgtttttcaattacttttatCACTTATTCTTTCTTTACCAGTGTGGAATCACCGAGATAGGTGTAATTTCTCCATGATAAAATGCAGAAGGCCAATAGTTGAGGATTTGATTGTccttttacaaaagaaaaagaaaaagaagtaggAAACATTAAACAGCATTGGTGGGCCAGTTTCATTGGTAGGTTTTCAGAAACATAATTATAACCTAAAATAACAGAAAAGTGTGGTAAGGaggtaaataaaagaaagtgtgGGGATGGTTcagaaatattttcttcatgGGGGGAGTACGGAGAAAGGGTCCAATAAAGGAGACGTCGTTGTCGGGAGCATGTTTGGACCACTTTGCAAGCAAATTGCAGCGATGCTTCTCAAAATGGAGAAGTTGAGGTTCTGTAGAGACTGTGCTTTTTCGGTGCACCACCACATTTCAATCGAATTTTCATCTGTACCAAAACaaaccaaaacgtcaaaaaACTCCAAAATTTTCAACTCAGCAATTAAAAGCCGCAGAAACTGGTCCAAATCTCTTCCCTGTGATATTTGTCTGTGCCGTGCAGATGAAAACGGAAAGCATAGCACAGAGGAGGATGGATaagatatttagacaatatttttttgacaatatttaaacatcattgtatgtcattgtgtgattgattCATAGTGATATCATTGTATCATTTGGactcacacaatgacacgtatgatgatgttcaaatgttgtcaaaaaatattgtctatatATCATTACACGAggagaaaatgatgaaaattaaaagtttcaaaaaaaaaataagagtacacagaaaaaaaaaacatcaaaatttccGAAAGTTcgttattataaaaattcaattatcttaatttaagTATCATTAACTAGTAATGCTTTTAACgcaatatattaaattatacataatattaatgattttatataatattaaaaagttaactttACTAATAAATGTCGTTATttataaaatccaaaaattacagGTCAAAGTAAATACAACTAtcacaatattaattttaacatcgataattaaaaactaaccaAACATAGTTAATATAACTATCAAAGTATatcatgtattttcttttaaatacaaatttctAATTAACGGACTGATTACGATCAATACGACAATGGTTCAGTACAACCCGCAGTTGACCGAATAGGTAAACGACAGGATTTTAACAGGTTGTCGTTGTACTCTTGCAGTAAAAGTTTGCAATTACAGTATGCGTGCCATGTTttttaaaagggaaaaaaggTACAATCTTACCCGAGGTGGGTagaattaggttaaaaaaattataacaggttttaaagattaaaacttGCAAAAGGATGAGTCAATAAATTAAGTTTTCGGAAAAGAATTtattgagagagaaagagattgaAACAGCTGACCTCTTCTATCTGGCTTCTGAGTGTGGAATTTTCTTGTATTAAAAGGGCAAGTTTAGTTTCCAACTGGTTTTGATAAGCCTGTGAGGAAAGAGCGTTAATGGTGTTATAACGgagtaaagaagaaaagaaaagaaaaggagagaatAGATGAATTCCTGTTGTTTGGCTCTTGATCGAGCAGCACAGTCTCGGCTCTTGATGAGGCGCTTAAACCGTTCATCGGAGTGTGCAGAGTGAGAAGTGCATGCTTTGGATTTCAAGATCTGTTCAGTTTCGGAAAGCGATGATGAATGAAGGGGCAAAAACTGGTGAAGGGTGATGATGCGAGtagaagaataagaagaagaagaaggaggaagaagaattTGTGGAAGAGATGAAGTTGGAGTTGGAGGTGGCGATGGTGAATTTGAGACATGCTTCCTTCTGCAACAGTTACACGCTGACGCCGACGCCATTATCGATTCACTACGAGTATTAAGGACTTTTTGTAATACTTAAATAGAGACATTGATGCtggaaatatatttatattatcgagtgattaaaaggaaaaatgttttttttttgttttttttaaataattattttactttttttcaaaaataactgaattatataaataatgcaTCGTTAGTATTTCATTTTAAGTGAAGTTTAATGTTTTTGATACTTGAATCTTTTTAAGATATtgtttatagttttaaaatattatacgattcttataatatgaaaatataggTAAAACTGTATTTTTGTAATTGGTGAacgatttaaattaaaatcaaccttTTAGCTATCCTCCCGACCATTATCCAAAACTTTGCACCTCCAACAACCCCATAATTTCGACATCATTTATTCATTCtttatatcattttctttatttttaagaataccCCCAACACAGActaaagaaattgtttaattttaaacaaattgctttaaaaaagagagttgaaaagaaaagaaaagaaaaattaataatttttaaattaaggtttatataataaaataaattttcggtacacgtattttatttttaacatgattaattacaatttttataaataatgtaaccttaaatattttttcctttttacatttttttaatgtttctccctgcacctcaccgGTTTCTCTCTGCACctccaaaattacattttaatcaCTCAAACTAGTATTAATCAATGCACCCCTGTTTATTATTGCGGCATTTCGTGTTGCGGCACGGTCAAACCGCATTTCAGGTTGCGTTTAACCCcatttaaacaaaatcaaatttatacatacggatacaaattattatttacttaataaataatttaatgaaatttctaaattcattaaaaaaatatgtttcgaTTATAtacttaacaaataatataaattattacttaaaatacaaaaatacatatttatcaACATTTATTTAACTACTACTACAGATTGGatatgttaataaattaattaatagttaatcaaaattcaaaaataatatatcatataaattacattaataatatttaatatataaaataatatctaattccaaaaaataaaaacctacctaaaatttaataacaatcaaattCATAGAAAAGTAAGCAAAAAAAAAACCGCAGTCTGATGTGCGTTTCCAGTAACCGCAGTCTGAGCTGCGTTTTGTACATACCGCATTTCGATATGCGGCCAACAAAAAACGGGAACCGCAGATCAAGCTGCGGCAGCAAATTTTCCGGCCAACACAGAACTCTAACTGCAGATCAAACTGCGGCAACAAAGTTTTCCTAAACCGCCTTTCGATTTGTGGTGGCTAGTAACCACAGATCCAGCTGCGGTAACCGCAACGCAGGTGAGACAGTACACCCCCCCGAAACCCAAACGACGGCANACCTTAACCGCAGAAACAGTTGCAGTTCCGTTTCCGACACCCTTCCCTTTTCGCACCACGATCCCGCAACAAATCACACCATTACAATAACCACACCCACAAATCCCATTTcaacagttatatatatatatatatatatatatatatatatatatatatatatatatatatatatatatatatatatatctgcaCGCCACAAAAAACGCAAGGAAGTGCTACCACCAATCAACGTTAACAGCACTCCACAGCAACACCACAACAGTCACACTgcactttgaaaatattttcttaccaCCGGAGGAGAGTAGAGGAGAAGACGGAAGAAATCAAAAATTGTATGTAGGGTTGTAGAAGTGTGAGTTGCGGCTgaggtttctatttttttttttaaaaaaaagaaaatatgaaaaggcTTTTAAAGAGTAGGAAGTATGGGTATAGtaagatttaaaaatgtttggTGAAATGCAGAAAGAGATGAGTGAGGTGTAGGAAGAAacactccattttttttttcaaatacatcCCATCAACTAAATATTACACCACCCAAACATACAGTTAGCAATTAATATGATGTGATGTGATGTGATGGAGATATCTTAGTTGGACAACCAAAGATATTTGACATGAAATTTTGTTTGACAAATCtaacctttttatatttatttgatatttttttattttctattttcttcacttttaaaaaaatataaaattttatacatttataacaattttaaataaatataaaaatattatgatactATTGTTTTATACCTCTATTTGACATATTACCATAAAAGAAAGTACTCTGATAGATAAAAATGCAGGGAACGTTAGATacaacatttaaaaagaaagaccTAACCACGATATTAGCTTTGCGCCTAATAAATGACATGTTTTATTTACGTTGGTATCGGTGTAAAGTAGGACAAGCACCAAAATCCCATAACAAAACcgataaaaattatttggtttACGCCTTTGCTAAATCACTTGTTCGATAggagaaatagaaataaaatggaGAAAATATTAGATatcacattattatttttaagaacagagttaaaaaataaagctTTTTATCTAATCGTATATATATGTTCTACTCCAAAGTTTAGATGAGGCCGAAATTAAAGTATTCAGTGTTGATTaagtttctgttttttttttctcattataaataaaatatgaaagtttGTGTGTAAGTGActctaaaaataatatgaactaTTTTTAGAATATCAATATATGTTGAAAATGACTTTTCCTTTCACAGTATTATAGGacgttaaaaaatattcttaaaaaaataaaagatattgaaATTAAACTTTCTATTCTACCTCTTCGCTTTACTTTTTTCTAGTATTTTCTCAtcattgaaatttgtttaaactcGTGGTTAAGATAATCATTacaaaagacaacaaaaataaattaattttataaaagaatcaaAGAATGCAATTATAACTGAACATAcgatacattttaatttaaaatcaaacaaaaaacttAAGTATACATATTTATTCTAGACTTGACAAATTTGAtacaaatattttctctctcttccccAAAATTATGGTACAAGATTAGCTTATCAACCATCTATGGACAAAGAATACAAAACCTTGAACTAAGACCTTCTTCTATTCCTTAATCATTGAATCTCCTACTCAACATGAGATTGAACAATTATTGAAGTGTTAGAATAACTCTCATTATTGAGCTTCCTATATCAACACCTACACTACAAAGCACCACCATTGAATCTCTCGAGGAGAGTCAGAGAATTACGTTCATCTACCATACATATAGTCAAAACCAAATCCTTGTAACCATCATATTCATCAAccatacacatacacataaacatgttcacagatcataaatattcatttattcaatcaattaagtataacaaatttataaactaacttGTCCAAATAAAGaattcaaaacaagaaaaacatataagaacttagaaaatataaaacgccttagaaaatataaagcgcccaacaaattttaaatctaatatttttttatagatgatcgattatcacatcgattattccaaagaaAATTCATACAAAGACAACATCTAattgagataatcgattattaagtAAGATAATCGCATATCCCTGTCAGTTTTGacatttaacataaattttatgGTTTGGTTGTACTTGTGACTCATCCAACAGAATAAATAGGCTCCTCAAACACTATAATTGATGCTAAAACATACTCAAGGTTAAAATGGAGTACCGCTTTGCTCATTAGACTAAAAATTAGGTGCAGTAAACCAACTCAACCACTCAAAAGTTCATAAACTCAATTCCACACTTTTTAACACATAACTCGACAACTTAGGAGTCTAAACAAGTCAGAATTGACCCAACAACAGACTCCAAACCTTTTACTTTAACACAAATCCTCCACTTTAGAATTTCACTAGACAAAATCTCCAAAAATGAATCAAAAACCATACAAACTCAACCCAACAACTATCAACAAGTTCTATATCAGATTTTACTTAACTCAAAACATAAACAAGTTTCAAATAACCATAAACACAATTTTTCCATTTGAACATTACTTCAATTTTTCACTAATCAAAActttccttttaaataaaaaaccaacCCATAACTCAGTCTAATCTTTACTTCCCAATATTACATCAATTTTATACCATTTATACTTCATAACATCAACATTCACGAGTTCATTTTAGTCCCAATCAAAATCATCAATGTTATCATG
This DNA window, taken from Vigna radiata var. radiata cultivar VC1973A chromosome 5, Vradiata_ver6, whole genome shotgun sequence, encodes the following:
- the LOC106761583 gene encoding bZIP transcription factor 27-like, with product MASASACNCCRRKHVSNSPSPPPTPTSSLPQILLPPSSSSYSSTRIITLHQFLPLHSSSLSETEQILKSKACTSHSAHSDERFKRLIKSRDCAARSRAKQQAYQNQLETKLALLIQENSTLRSQIEEMKIRLKCGGAPKKHSLYRTSTSPF